One genomic region from Gemmatimonadota bacterium encodes:
- a CDS encoding NAD-dependent epimerase/dehydratase family protein: MQVFISGAAGFLGSHLAESYVGQGAHVVGCDNLIGGELSNLPEGIQFEQADCCDVGAMKRLMVGSDLVYHCAAIATEGLSVFSPALIAQHVYQNTAAMLAAAASNRIGRFINCSSMARYGDAQAPFTEDTKPQPVDPYGIAKYAAEMLVKNVADTHGFEYAIAVPHNIIGPKQKYDDPYRNVASIMINRMLKGEQPIIYGDGGQKRCFSFVQDCVDPLMKMGTRDGIAGEVINIGPDEEYISILELAHTIADLMNFTLDPIFVPERPREVRYATCSADKARRLLDYETKVSLRDGLRSIIEWIRANGTRPFQYHLPIEIDSPLVPNTWKQRMM; this comes from the coding sequence ATGCAAGTGTTCATCTCCGGCGCGGCCGGTTTTCTCGGTAGTCATCTCGCCGAGTCCTACGTGGGGCAGGGCGCCCACGTCGTGGGCTGCGACAATCTCATAGGCGGCGAGCTTTCCAATCTGCCCGAGGGCATTCAGTTCGAGCAGGCCGACTGTTGCGACGTCGGCGCGATGAAACGCCTCATGGTGGGCTCGGACCTCGTTTATCACTGCGCGGCGATCGCGACGGAAGGCCTCAGCGTCTTTTCGCCCGCTCTGATCGCGCAGCACGTGTATCAGAACACAGCAGCGATGCTCGCTGCTGCAGCGTCGAACAGGATTGGCCGGTTCATCAATTGCTCCAGCATGGCGCGCTACGGCGACGCACAGGCTCCGTTCACGGAAGATACGAAGCCGCAGCCCGTCGATCCCTACGGCATCGCCAAGTACGCGGCCGAGATGCTGGTGAAGAACGTCGCCGACACGCATGGATTCGAGTACGCGATTGCGGTGCCGCACAACATCATCGGCCCCAAGCAGAAGTACGACGATCCCTATCGCAACGTCGCCAGCATCATGATCAACCGGATGCTCAAGGGCGAGCAGCCCATCATCTACGGCGATGGCGGTCAGAAGCGTTGCTTCTCGTTCGTGCAGGATTGCGTCGATCCGCTCATGAAGATGGGCACGCGCGACGGAATCGCCGGCGAGGTGATCAACATCGGCCCGGACGAGGAATACATCTCCATCCTCGAGCTGGCGCACACGATCGCGGACCTGATGAACTTCACGCTGGATCCGATCTTCGTGCCGGAGCGGCCGCGCGAAGTGCGCTACGCGACCTGCTCCGCGGACAAGGCGCGACGCCTGCTCGATTATGAGACGAAGGTCTCGCTTCGCGACGGTCTCCGCAGCATCATCGAATGGATCCGCGCCAATGGCACTCGGCCCTTCCAGTACCATCTCCCCATCGAGATAGACTCGCCGCTGGTGCCGAACACGTGGAAGCAGCGGATGATGTAG
- a CDS encoding flippase yields MSNEIFRALRSRVGRNALLNLGGLAVPLVVAAIVLPTLTHALGPARFGLLGVSWAFLEYLTLFDVGLGKATVRYVADSIARGTEDVSQITSVSLSVQLIIGCCAAAILSYFSGSLAQHVFRVDPGLIDEASLLFVVVAVNLPVVLALTTFRGVLEGAQHFTLSNAIKIPASAGSIIIPAILARLGHSLPDMLMWVLAWRALASLVTLYAIRRVIPGFRVEPPRDWRRLRSLISFGGWVAVSGVVSPMLVYFDRFALGARSGLTAVGYYTAPYEGITRLLMIPNSLISALFPLLTGLGVVAAAGRIDRLFASSMRALLIMMSIPAAIALFFAPVILQIWMGPDYAAHGAMALRILSVGVLINAIAHIPYTFLEAAGRPDVPAKFHMIELVIHVPFAWYLVGRYGITGAAVAWTARVTLDTTLLLLAANRIVPVSLRRVLWTRRVAELAA; encoded by the coding sequence TTGAGCAACGAAATATTTCGTGCACTGCGCTCGCGTGTCGGGCGCAATGCACTCCTCAATCTTGGTGGGCTCGCGGTGCCGCTCGTCGTCGCCGCGATCGTGCTGCCCACACTCACGCATGCACTCGGTCCGGCACGATTCGGATTGCTGGGCGTCAGCTGGGCCTTTCTCGAGTACCTGACGCTGTTCGACGTGGGGCTGGGCAAGGCGACGGTGCGCTACGTTGCCGACTCCATCGCGCGCGGCACCGAGGATGTCTCCCAGATAACTTCCGTGTCGCTCTCGGTGCAGCTCATCATCGGATGCTGCGCGGCGGCGATACTCAGCTACTTCTCCGGAAGTCTCGCACAGCACGTGTTTCGTGTCGATCCAGGGTTGATCGACGAGGCGTCGCTGTTGTTCGTGGTCGTTGCGGTCAACCTTCCGGTCGTACTCGCTCTCACGACGTTCCGCGGCGTGCTGGAAGGCGCACAGCACTTCACGCTGAGCAACGCGATCAAGATTCCGGCGTCGGCCGGCTCGATAATAATTCCTGCGATTCTGGCCCGTCTGGGGCATTCTCTGCCGGACATGTTGATGTGGGTGCTGGCGTGGCGCGCGCTTGCGTCGCTCGTGACGCTGTATGCCATACGGCGCGTGATTCCCGGCTTTCGCGTCGAGCCGCCGCGCGATTGGAGAAGGTTGCGCAGCCTCATCAGCTTCGGCGGATGGGTCGCGGTGTCCGGTGTGGTGAGTCCGATGCTGGTGTATTTCGATCGGTTCGCGCTCGGAGCGCGATCGGGGCTTACTGCGGTCGGGTACTACACGGCGCCGTACGAGGGAATAACACGACTCCTCATGATTCCGAACAGTTTGATCAGCGCGCTCTTTCCGCTCCTCACCGGGCTCGGTGTGGTAGCGGCGGCAGGCCGCATCGACCGGCTGTTCGCGTCGTCCATGCGTGCGCTTTTGATCATGATGAGCATTCCGGCAGCGATAGCACTGTTCTTCGCTCCGGTGATTCTGCAAATCTGGATGGGCCCGGACTACGCGGCGCACGGCGCCATGGCGCTGCGCATCCTTTCGGTCGGCGTACTCATCAATGCAATCGCGCACATCCCCTACACATTTCTCGAAGCAGCTGGGCGGCCGGACGTACCGGCAAAGTTTCACATGATCGAGCTCGTGATTCACGTTCCGTTCGCGTGGTATCTGGTGGGACGATACGGTATAACGGGAGCTGCGGTCGCGTGGACCGCGCGCGTCACGCTCGATACGACGCTGCTGCTTCTCGCTGCCAACAGAATCGTTCCGGTGTCACTGCGCCGGGTGCTGTGGACGCGGCGAGTCGCGGAGTTGGCGGCGTGA
- a CDS encoding capsule assembly Wzi family protein — translation MKLTEPPMRRVSHRSAQSTRYEQRAQLRTPWMALMLSLTFGVTALPLSAQTARPQRQIGPITYPTSDASDRIRLSQLAGDTAHLGAYLVRSPSTILFGDSTLVPARRSLKWLAPDVHMTVNSAIPLSLNEGGMWAGRGVSTRLTGGAELSTGRLRVVVAPEFWTTINARFDQISRKNGYYYYLAYAPQSRDGGGFANRWYAQPYSADLPWRFSSSPMGRLTPGQSGIWYNSGAIEFGATSENMWWGPGIRNAIIMSDNAAGIPRLEMRTARPFKTRVGNFEAHWFVGALSESQFFDTTKANDVRSIAAAAVTWQPVFQPTLTLGVTRAVYATSSGYGSVPFRWFDVFANTGSPANHLPSDSSLTPGGRDQLFSLFARWVFPDDGFEAYTEWARQELPASLHDFIVDPTHSHGYTLGLQYRRPGPIDKPTFRVQGEVTTLEQSGDFKNRPVGVFYTSRRVIQGYTQLGLPIGASFGPGGSSQWLAVDRIWSGGAIGVTFNRIRWNEDVRSTFTWPAYLGYCNHDVSIMPGVRAGHNVGGGYLSGNVSFGDRLNYNFQNISGCKGPAIVDVHNTSVSISYSPFK, via the coding sequence ATGAAACTGACGGAGCCGCCCATGCGACGTGTGTCGCATCGCTCGGCCCAATCTACTCGCTACGAGCAGCGCGCGCAGCTACGCACTCCGTGGATGGCGCTCATGCTGTCACTCACGTTCGGCGTCACGGCGTTGCCACTCTCGGCGCAGACTGCCCGGCCGCAACGTCAGATCGGTCCCATTACATATCCGACGTCGGATGCCAGCGATCGAATTCGGCTGTCTCAGCTGGCGGGCGATACGGCACATCTGGGTGCGTATCTCGTCCGGTCGCCATCGACGATTCTTTTCGGTGACAGCACTCTCGTTCCTGCGCGACGGTCGCTCAAATGGCTGGCGCCCGACGTCCACATGACAGTCAACAGCGCGATTCCGCTCTCACTCAACGAAGGCGGCATGTGGGCCGGACGTGGTGTGTCCACACGTCTCACCGGTGGCGCCGAGCTTTCGACGGGACGACTTCGCGTCGTGGTAGCACCTGAGTTCTGGACAACCATCAACGCGCGCTTCGATCAGATATCGCGCAAGAATGGGTATTACTACTACCTCGCCTACGCGCCGCAGTCCCGTGATGGCGGTGGTTTCGCGAATCGCTGGTACGCGCAACCGTATTCGGCGGATCTGCCGTGGCGCTTCAGCAGTTCACCCATGGGGCGACTGACCCCAGGTCAGTCGGGAATCTGGTACAACAGCGGCGCGATCGAGTTTGGGGCGACGTCCGAGAACATGTGGTGGGGTCCCGGCATTCGGAACGCCATAATCATGAGCGATAACGCTGCCGGAATTCCCAGGCTGGAGATGCGTACCGCGCGACCATTCAAGACGCGCGTTGGAAACTTCGAGGCGCACTGGTTCGTTGGCGCGCTGTCGGAATCACAATTCTTCGATACAACGAAAGCGAACGACGTGCGCTCGATTGCCGCGGCAGCGGTCACGTGGCAGCCGGTCTTCCAACCCACGCTCACGCTCGGTGTTACTCGCGCCGTTTACGCGACGTCAAGTGGATATGGGTCCGTCCCTTTTCGCTGGTTCGACGTCTTCGCCAATACGGGCAGCCCAGCCAATCACCTGCCGTCGGATTCGTCGCTCACGCCCGGCGGCCGCGATCAGCTATTCTCTCTCTTCGCCCGGTGGGTATTCCCGGACGATGGTTTCGAGGCATATACCGAATGGGCGCGCCAGGAGCTGCCTGCTTCACTGCATGACTTCATCGTCGATCCGACCCATTCCCACGGCTACACGCTCGGTCTCCAGTACCGACGCCCCGGGCCAATCGACAAACCGACATTTCGGGTCCAGGGCGAAGTGACCACGCTGGAACAGAGTGGCGACTTCAAGAACCGTCCGGTCGGCGTTTTCTATACCAGCCGCCGGGTGATTCAGGGCTACACCCAGCTTGGCCTGCCAATCGGCGCGTCATTCGGGCCTGGCGGCTCGAGTCAGTGGCTGGCCGTGGACCGGATCTGGTCTGGTGGGGCAATTGGTGTAACATTCAATCGCATCCGCTGGAACGAAGATGTGCGAAGCACCTTTACGTGGCCGGCCTACCTTGGGTATTGCAATCACGACGTGTCCATCATGCCAGGAGTTCGCGCAGGCCACAATGTCGGCGGAGGGTATCTGTCCGGCAACGTGAGCTTCGGCGACAGGCTGAATTACAACTTCCAGAACATCTCCGGTTGTAAGGGCCCGGCTATAGTGGATGTGCACAACACGAGCGTTTCCATCTCGTACTCCCCCTTCAAGTGA
- a CDS encoding glycosyltransferase family 2 protein gives MTHVAASIVSTGEGDKIRACLESLASQSFDGRLTVVVVVNGVDDSTSQVTRELIHDAVILKRATPFGFAENHNDALASTGFDFGLVLNPDVVLEPDCIAEMVEAMARHEDAGVIAPLLSFPSGAPQPSARRFPRLGGTILRRTPLRRLVGEDRVIRTAHYLPPPIEDRKIDWALGACLFVRRAAWTELGGFDPGYRPLYIEDVDLAWRMWKAGWAVWQTPDARAMHEHQAATDKTFFDRRTLWHMHGMARFVRKHPRILVSGPNVR, from the coding sequence GTGACGCACGTCGCCGCATCGATCGTTTCCACCGGAGAGGGCGACAAGATTCGCGCCTGTCTGGAGTCGCTCGCCTCCCAGAGTTTCGACGGACGGCTGACGGTCGTGGTCGTCGTCAACGGGGTGGATGACAGCACTTCACAGGTGACGCGTGAGCTCATCCACGACGCGGTGATTCTGAAACGTGCAACGCCGTTCGGGTTCGCCGAGAATCACAACGACGCGCTCGCCAGTACCGGCTTCGACTTTGGTCTCGTTCTCAATCCCGACGTCGTGCTGGAGCCGGATTGCATCGCGGAAATGGTGGAGGCGATGGCCCGGCACGAAGATGCGGGGGTCATCGCTCCGTTATTGAGCTTTCCCTCCGGCGCACCACAGCCGTCGGCGCGCCGCTTCCCGCGGCTGGGTGGGACGATACTGCGACGCACACCGCTGCGACGTCTCGTAGGTGAGGATCGAGTCATCCGGACCGCGCACTATCTTCCGCCGCCGATCGAGGACCGGAAGATCGACTGGGCACTCGGCGCATGTCTATTCGTCCGTCGTGCAGCATGGACGGAGCTCGGCGGCTTCGATCCCGGCTATCGCCCGCTGTACATCGAGGACGTCGACCTCGCGTGGCGGATGTGGAAGGCCGGCTGGGCGGTATGGCAGACACCCGATGCGCGTGCGATGCACGAGCATCAGGCAGCTACGGACAAGACGTTCTTCGACCGGCGCACGCTCTGGCACATGCACGGCATGGCCAGGTTCGTGAGAAAACACCCGCGCATTCTCGTGTCCGGCCCGAATGTCAGATAA
- a CDS encoding glycosyltransferase family 9 protein, translated as MLAGNPALAHVLPWTSDSDERPLEPVKRDELAKKMFDVALCSDNIAHHHAVMLALKLGIPNRVGFTRKGLSGLVTLGVATDGPTSHPAAFRRMVEAVTGLPDPSPLRPRIYPSQNDVRAADFEWHRLALHDAEFVIASAVTTRQTIGDFPPGFFSDILRRVLVLAPTARVLLSGGANDRPVLEAIAAELGDRACISAGTLQLLAYGAMLRRCAAFVGADSGPRHLANAAGIPVFFVRNMGATEIGSGKYCPTEFDVAPTGEYLSPEAMRRALESVDRDSVANALVSAARQQARDSIAGTPS; from the coding sequence GTGCTCGCCGGAAATCCGGCGCTCGCTCATGTCCTGCCATGGACGTCCGACAGCGACGAGCGGCCGCTCGAGCCGGTGAAGCGCGATGAACTGGCGAAGAAAATGTTCGACGTGGCGTTGTGCAGTGACAACATTGCGCATCATCACGCAGTGATGCTCGCACTCAAGCTTGGGATCCCCAACCGCGTCGGATTCACGCGCAAGGGATTGTCCGGACTGGTAACGCTCGGTGTCGCTACCGACGGTCCAACGTCTCATCCCGCCGCCTTCCGGCGCATGGTCGAAGCTGTAACCGGATTGCCTGACCCATCGCCGCTGCGGCCGAGGATCTACCCGTCACAGAATGATGTCCGTGCGGCTGATTTCGAGTGGCATCGACTGGCCCTGCACGACGCGGAGTTTGTCATCGCGTCCGCGGTGACGACGCGTCAGACGATTGGCGACTTTCCCCCGGGATTCTTCAGCGACATCCTTCGCCGCGTGCTCGTGCTGGCGCCCACCGCTCGCGTGCTGCTCAGCGGCGGCGCGAACGACCGGCCTGTTCTGGAGGCAATCGCCGCGGAGTTGGGAGATCGCGCGTGCATATCGGCTGGCACGCTGCAGCTGCTCGCCTACGGCGCGATGCTCAGGCGATGCGCCGCGTTCGTCGGTGCGGATTCGGGTCCGCGCCATCTCGCAAACGCCGCGGGCATCCCCGTATTCTTTGTCCGGAACATGGGTGCGACTGAAATCGGAAGCGGGAAATATTGCCCGACAGAGTTCGACGTTGCGCCAACCGGAGAATATCTCTCGCCCGAGGCGATGCGGCGTGCGCTCGAAAGCGTCGATCGCGACTCAGTCGCTAACGCGTTGGTATCGGCCGCGCGGCAACAAGCTCGCGATAGCATCGCAGGTACGCCGAGCTGA
- a CDS encoding glycosyltransferase family 4 protein has translation MSDNRRTILFVHGADEWYGSDYVLYEIVRALEGTEFDAMVLVPDDVSSELAPETRLSGRLRARGVPVHSVPLTVLRRRYMTPTGFARLLRQAPASLRAAMDAIGDRNIVMVHSHTATVLTGARVAGALRVPHLWHVSEIVERPRAVRKWLSRKVVRSADRVVAVSNAVKNHLLDTQPGATSKLSVIYNCIDPARFSGGTCTPKRQPIGATNPDAPIVVGMIGRVGTWKGQELLLQAARTVCGAIPNAQFVFAGGVLEGNFPALDKLRAVARSYGIADRVTIQEYCADTPSLLSTFDVFVQPSLRPDPLPTTILEAMASALPVVATRHGGAPEMVADGVTGLLTAPGDADAMAGAIISLLHDPETRTRMGHAGYDRVRRDFSFDSFSSAYLRCYRELVAARPIPTR, from the coding sequence ATGTCAGATAATCGCCGCACGATTCTTTTCGTGCACGGAGCCGACGAGTGGTATGGATCGGACTATGTGCTGTACGAGATCGTGCGCGCGCTGGAAGGGACTGAATTCGACGCGATGGTGCTGGTACCGGACGACGTCAGCTCGGAGCTTGCGCCAGAGACGCGGCTCAGCGGACGTCTGCGCGCCCGCGGCGTGCCGGTACACTCGGTTCCGCTCACGGTGTTGCGCCGGCGTTACATGACACCAACCGGCTTCGCACGGCTCCTGAGACAGGCGCCGGCCTCGCTCCGCGCTGCAATGGATGCAATTGGCGATCGTAATATCGTAATGGTTCACTCACATACTGCGACGGTGCTTACCGGAGCCCGTGTTGCGGGAGCGTTGCGCGTTCCGCACCTGTGGCACGTATCCGAGATCGTCGAACGTCCGCGTGCAGTGAGAAAGTGGCTTTCCCGCAAGGTCGTGCGATCGGCGGACAGGGTGGTAGCGGTATCGAACGCGGTGAAAAATCACCTGCTCGATACCCAACCTGGCGCGACCTCGAAGCTATCCGTGATATACAACTGCATAGATCCAGCGCGCTTTTCCGGCGGAACATGTACGCCCAAGCGTCAGCCGATCGGTGCCACAAACCCCGATGCGCCGATCGTCGTGGGGATGATCGGCCGCGTCGGAACGTGGAAGGGACAGGAGCTGCTCCTCCAGGCTGCCAGAACGGTGTGCGGTGCAATTCCCAACGCCCAATTCGTGTTTGCCGGCGGCGTACTTGAGGGGAATTTTCCAGCGTTGGACAAGCTGCGAGCGGTCGCGCGGAGTTACGGAATCGCCGATCGGGTGACGATTCAGGAATATTGTGCCGACACGCCGTCGTTGCTCAGCACCTTCGACGTCTTCGTACAGCCGTCACTTCGTCCCGATCCGCTCCCGACGACGATCCTCGAGGCCATGGCGAGCGCCTTGCCCGTCGTCGCGACGAGACATGGCGGTGCTCCGGAGATGGTGGCTGACGGAGTGACAGGGCTGCTGACAGCGCCGGGCGACGCCGATGCGATGGCTGGCGCAATCATAAGTCTGTTGCACGATCCCGAGACACGCACGCGGATGGGGCACGCTGGTTACGATCGCGTACGGCGCGACTTCTCCTTCGATTCGTTCAGCTCGGCGTACCTGCGATGCTATCGCGAGCTTGTTGCCGCGCGGCCGATACCAACGCGTTAG
- a CDS encoding glycosyltransferase family 2 protein, producing MHDPSFGVVLLNWNGCADTEAALDSLLAADLRPDHVVVVDNGSHDDSVQRLNAWRDRNEPRGDSDAAGRWLTIVAEAENRGFAIGNNIGLRSLATGTNVTHFLLLNNDATIAPDYFARMSDAIREYPDSALLGCTIYYHPDRDKVWFGGGYEVPYRALVLHRYEVPADHAPHPTPFVTGCAMMISRTLYDACGGLAECYTPIYWEDTEYSFRARNGGWRVMLVPAARAYHRVSASMGGEKATPRAAFLQNRHRGYYVRRNYHGFDRVTALTYLVVTKPARSLVELLRGRPAMGSAIFRGFLHGLTDDPA from the coding sequence GATACGGAAGCGGCACTCGACTCGCTGTTGGCAGCCGACCTGCGGCCCGACCACGTAGTCGTGGTGGACAACGGTTCGCACGACGATTCGGTGCAACGACTGAACGCGTGGCGCGACCGCAACGAGCCGCGCGGCGATTCGGATGCCGCCGGACGCTGGCTGACGATCGTCGCAGAGGCAGAGAACCGGGGCTTTGCGATCGGCAACAACATCGGGCTCCGCAGCCTCGCGACGGGCACGAACGTGACTCACTTTCTGCTGCTCAACAACGACGCGACCATCGCGCCCGATTACTTCGCGCGCATGAGCGACGCGATTCGCGAATATCCCGACTCGGCGTTGCTCGGCTGCACCATCTACTACCACCCAGACCGCGACAAGGTCTGGTTCGGCGGAGGGTACGAAGTCCCCTACCGTGCGCTCGTGCTGCATAGATACGAAGTGCCAGCCGATCACGCTCCGCATCCGACTCCGTTCGTAACAGGCTGCGCGATGATGATCTCGCGCACTCTATACGACGCCTGCGGCGGCCTCGCCGAATGCTATACGCCGATCTACTGGGAAGACACCGAGTACTCCTTTCGCGCGCGGAATGGTGGATGGCGCGTGATGCTGGTGCCGGCTGCGCGTGCGTACCACAGAGTGAGCGCGAGCATGGGGGGCGAGAAGGCCACGCCGCGCGCCGCGTTCCTGCAGAATCGCCACCGAGGGTATTACGTGCGTCGCAACTATCACGGATTCGACCGCGTGACGGCCCTCACCTATCTCGTCGTCACAAAGCCCGCTCGCTCCCTCGTCGAGCTGCTGCGCGGCCGCCCGGCCATGGGAAGCGCGATATTCCGCGGCTTCCTGCATGGCTTGACCGACGATCCTGCTTGA
- a CDS encoding sugar transferase, which yields MLLIQSIVWALANSQSVPLLGGIPTPFGPAPAVVLLASLLVTGNYFRGVHLYQAARLAAASGVAAAVFLWPLVAIHGALVTLQLFVVVAAGLWIILAAERRLTQWFLREIWPGPNGATPAIVVERADAEQWNFDQMTTEFGGDYRPIGTLTLGRDGKQREALTRLAHAISSVGAEAVIVASHLEEEQVREVLDISLSAGCEFLYPARSVQIAGRRPLLVWHKDEPFFELGAPLLKAQALVVKRAVDVVGAVLAVVILAPIMAAVALVIRLDSPGPIFFWQDRAGLGGKRFRMLKFRTMRVGADDEKEDFAHLNRTGDPRLFKIPNDPRVTHFGAWLRRWSIDELPQCWNVLIGDMSLVGPRPFFESDLESYEDHHFRRLDAKPGITGLWQVNGRSDVVDFEEVVRYDREYIEHWSLPLDFKIMLKTIPVLFSRSGAY from the coding sequence GTGCTGCTCATCCAATCGATCGTCTGGGCGCTGGCCAATTCGCAAAGTGTCCCCCTCCTGGGTGGCATTCCCACGCCATTCGGTCCCGCTCCGGCCGTCGTCCTGCTCGCGAGTCTTCTCGTCACCGGTAACTATTTCCGGGGCGTGCATCTGTATCAGGCCGCTCGCCTCGCCGCAGCCTCGGGAGTAGCCGCCGCGGTCTTTCTATGGCCTCTGGTGGCCATCCACGGGGCACTGGTGACCCTTCAGCTGTTCGTGGTGGTCGCGGCAGGGCTCTGGATCATTCTGGCCGCCGAACGCCGGCTGACGCAGTGGTTCCTGCGCGAGATCTGGCCCGGCCCCAACGGCGCGACGCCGGCAATCGTGGTCGAGCGCGCCGACGCCGAACAGTGGAACTTCGACCAGATGACCACCGAGTTTGGCGGCGACTACCGGCCGATCGGGACTCTGACTCTGGGTCGCGACGGCAAGCAGCGTGAAGCGCTTACCCGGCTTGCGCACGCGATCAGCTCGGTCGGCGCCGAGGCGGTAATCGTGGCGTCGCACCTCGAGGAAGAGCAGGTTCGTGAGGTTTTAGACATCAGTTTATCGGCGGGATGCGAGTTCCTCTATCCCGCAAGGTCGGTACAGATTGCGGGTCGACGGCCACTGCTCGTCTGGCACAAGGACGAGCCGTTTTTCGAGCTTGGTGCGCCGCTGCTCAAGGCACAGGCGCTGGTCGTCAAGCGGGCAGTGGATGTAGTCGGCGCCGTGCTAGCCGTGGTGATACTCGCGCCGATCATGGCGGCCGTTGCACTCGTGATCCGGTTGGATTCGCCGGGTCCGATCTTCTTCTGGCAGGACCGCGCCGGTCTGGGCGGAAAGCGCTTCCGGATGCTCAAGTTCCGGACGATGCGCGTCGGTGCCGATGACGAGAAGGAAGATTTCGCCCATCTCAACCGCACGGGCGATCCGCGCCTGTTCAAGATTCCGAACGATCCGCGCGTGACTCACTTCGGCGCGTGGCTCAGGCGCTGGAGCATAGACGAGCTGCCGCAGTGTTGGAACGTGCTCATCGGCGACATGTCGCTGGTCGGCCCTCGCCCCTTCTTCGAGTCGGATCTGGAATCGTACGAAGACCACCACTTCCGCAGACTTGACGCCAAGCCCGGTATCACCGGTCTCTGGCAGGTGAACGGCCGCAGCGACGTCGTGGATTTCGAGGAAGTCGTTCGCTACGACCGGGAATACATCGAGCACTGGTCGCTACCACTTGATTTCAAGATCATGCTGAAGACGATCCCGGTGCTTTTCAGCAGAAGCGGCGCGTACTGA